A window of the Listeria swaminathanii genome harbors these coding sequences:
- a CDS encoding glycoside hydrolase family 1 protein, protein MNNNFLWGGATASYQCEGAWNVDGKAESMWDYYLHEAGLENGDVASDHYRRYEEDIRMMKEGGQNSYRFSLSWPRIIKNRQGDINLKGIEFYQNLLDTCKKYDIEPFVTLYHWDLPQYWEETGGWLDHDVCAAFEHYAKVCYDHFGDKITNWTTFNEPKWFVANGYKIGNYPPGYQDTQKTMIAAYNVMYASALGVKAFKEGGYPGQIGIVHSYTPVNGVDESIETKIAMRYADNYCNNWILDTAALGEFPVDLIAELAKSHDISFMKTDELQTIKQNTVDFIGLNYYSRTLVKPYTGGETQLQFNHSGKKGESKVLIKNWFEQVKDPANETTEWDTEIYPKGLQDGLIEAYERYQLPLYVTENGIGVREDVSVPQVDDAYRIAFMNDHINAIFNAIDAGCDVRGYYAWSPFDLYSWKNGVEKRYGLVAVDFENNQIRKPKASYYWFKEMIESQEKLIKRREF, encoded by the coding sequence ATGAATAATAACTTTTTATGGGGAGGTGCAACGGCCTCTTATCAATGTGAAGGTGCTTGGAATGTGGATGGCAAGGCGGAATCGATGTGGGACTACTACTTGCATGAAGCTGGTCTTGAGAATGGCGATGTGGCGAGCGATCACTACCGTCGCTACGAAGAAGACATTCGGATGATGAAAGAAGGCGGACAAAATTCGTATCGTTTTTCCTTATCTTGGCCGCGGATTATAAAAAATAGGCAAGGTGACATCAACTTAAAAGGGATCGAATTTTATCAAAACTTGCTAGATACGTGTAAAAAATATGATATCGAGCCGTTTGTGACACTTTATCATTGGGATTTGCCGCAATATTGGGAAGAAACTGGTGGCTGGTTGGATCACGATGTTTGTGCCGCGTTTGAGCATTATGCCAAGGTTTGTTATGACCACTTTGGCGATAAAATCACGAATTGGACCACTTTTAACGAACCAAAATGGTTTGTTGCTAACGGATATAAAATCGGCAACTACCCGCCCGGCTATCAAGATACGCAAAAGACAATGATTGCGGCTTATAATGTAATGTACGCGAGTGCTTTAGGCGTGAAGGCTTTTAAAGAAGGCGGCTATCCTGGGCAAATCGGCATTGTCCACAGCTACACGCCGGTTAATGGTGTCGATGAAAGTATCGAAACAAAAATCGCAATGCGCTACGCTGATAACTATTGCAACAACTGGATTCTCGACACAGCCGCACTTGGCGAATTCCCAGTCGACCTCATTGCCGAACTAGCAAAATCGCACGATATCAGCTTTATGAAAACAGACGAACTACAAACAATTAAACAAAACACCGTCGACTTCATCGGCTTAAATTACTATTCTCGCACACTCGTTAAACCATACACTGGTGGCGAAACACAGCTACAATTTAACCACAGCGGTAAAAAAGGCGAAAGTAAAGTTCTCATCAAAAACTGGTTCGAACAAGTGAAAGATCCCGCCAACGAAACGACCGAATGGGACACAGAAATTTATCCAAAAGGCTTACAAGATGGCTTAATCGAGGCTTACGAACGCTATCAATTACCACTTTATGTGACGGAAAACGGCATTGGTGTTCGCGAAGACGTTTCTGTGCCACAAGTAGATGATGCCTACCGAATCGCCTTTATGAACGACCATATTAACGCCATTTTCAACGCAATCGATGCTGGTTGTGACGTTCGCGGCTACTACGCTTGGTCTCCGTTCGACCTTTACTCTTGGAAAAATGGTGTCGAAAAGCGTTACGGACTTGTGGCAGTTGATTTCGAAAACAACCAAATCAGAAAACCAAAAGCTTCCTACTACTGGTTCAAAGAAATGATTGAAAGTCAGGAAAAACTCATCAAACGAAGAGAATTTTAA
- a CDS encoding site-specific DNA-methyltransferase, whose protein sequence is MEGIIIKGDNLTVLESIKDQFKRKIKCVYIDPPYNNGESYKYYNDKKQEKWLKEVEQRAVMLHEFLTEDGSFWISINDAEVHYLKVGLDAIFGRNNFVTTIIWNHKLSRENRNIFSRNNEYILVYAKSIKSFKSSRNLLPPTEELIDRYKNPDNDPRGLWQSVSLSAQNGHAVDSQYYGLKSPNGRIHYPPKGRVWVHNQERMLQEIENNNIWFGKTGDNVPRKKKFLKDAKIGLTPETLWFGEDVGTTEEAKKELISLFPSMEPFETPKPERLLKRIIEISSNEDDWILDAYAGSGTTCSVAMKYNRNFIGIEIGNHAVDIIYERVNKTNKANKRDFKISFIDMSKDEPVLK, encoded by the coding sequence ATGGAAGGTATTATTATTAAGGGAGATAACCTTACTGTTCTTGAGTCAATTAAGGATCAATTTAAAAGAAAAATAAAATGTGTATATATAGATCCTCCATATAATAATGGAGAAAGTTACAAATATTACAATGATAAAAAACAAGAAAAATGGTTAAAAGAAGTTGAACAAAGAGCTGTTATGCTTCATGAGTTTTTAACTGAAGATGGAAGCTTTTGGATATCTATAAACGATGCAGAGGTTCACTACTTAAAAGTTGGATTAGATGCCATCTTTGGAAGGAATAATTTTGTTACAACTATTATTTGGAATCACAAACTCAGCAGAGAAAATAGAAATATTTTTTCTCGTAATAATGAGTATATTCTTGTATATGCAAAATCTATTAAATCATTTAAGAGTTCACGCAACCTTCTTCCACCTACTGAAGAACTTATTGATCGGTATAAGAATCCTGATAACGATCCCAGAGGATTATGGCAATCAGTTTCGTTAAGTGCTCAAAACGGTCATGCAGTTGATTCGCAATATTATGGACTGAAAAGTCCGAATGGAAGAATTCATTATCCTCCAAAAGGGAGAGTGTGGGTTCATAATCAAGAACGAATGTTACAGGAAATAGAAAATAACAATATATGGTTTGGGAAAACGGGAGATAATGTTCCGCGGAAGAAAAAATTTTTGAAGGATGCTAAAATAGGACTGACGCCCGAAACTTTGTGGTTTGGTGAAGATGTTGGTACTACTGAAGAAGCTAAGAAAGAGCTTATAAGTTTATTTCCAAGTATGGAGCCATTTGAGACACCAAAACCTGAAAGATTACTTAAAAGAATTATTGAAATATCAAGTAATGAAGATGATTGGATTCTTGATGCATATGCAGGATCTGGGACAACATGCTCTGTTGCAATGAAATACAATAGGAACTTTATAGGGATTGAAATTGGAAACCATGCAGTAGACATTATCTACGAGAGAGTGAATAAGACAAATAAGGCAAATAAGAGAGATTTTAAGATTTCTTTTATAGATATGTCAAAAGATGAACCGGTTTTGAAGTAA
- a CDS encoding phospholipase D family protein: MFIIQNPLTDKSETLHEVLLKKIKISSAGGGAYAFISASGVQLLLNDTFFQDYLREYKYTLIVGIDSVTSEKAIKELISIKGKYSNLTLMAYLNPNPRRLFHPKFSWFENIDQNGGTLTLGSGNLTVGGLRQNTEAIVSIELDNEELYEIKEKWFEWLSAIEENLKPINSTEVISKVKENDMRFKTNKLASSSAASIINYTTSEPLFEEENNANNDVYEQDDNQIWQVSSFGINEVLIAEVPKSGTRWNQVNFSKDVFENYFGAQAGVNNGYRILLKNVNENGELSEHIESRQAVSVMSRNWRFELEAAKNAGDYPMNGEPIVVFVRTGIRMYKYLLSMPGGFFHESLVQFLDSNYEGNNSRLKRRIVTNYQIFIESIPSFPM; the protein is encoded by the coding sequence ATGTTTATTATTCAAAACCCATTAACTGACAAATCAGAAACTTTGCATGAGGTGCTACTAAAGAAAATAAAGATTTCCTCTGCTGGGGGAGGTGCATATGCTTTTATATCAGCTAGTGGGGTACAACTGTTATTAAATGATACCTTCTTCCAAGATTATTTAAGAGAATACAAATATACTTTAATAGTCGGGATTGATTCTGTTACAAGTGAAAAGGCAATTAAAGAACTAATTTCAATAAAAGGAAAATATAGTAACTTAACACTGATGGCTTATTTGAATCCAAATCCTCGACGATTATTTCATCCTAAATTTTCTTGGTTTGAGAACATCGACCAAAATGGTGGAACACTGACTTTAGGATCTGGTAATCTAACGGTTGGGGGATTGCGTCAAAACACAGAAGCTATAGTTTCTATAGAGCTAGATAATGAAGAACTTTATGAAATTAAAGAAAAATGGTTTGAATGGTTGAGTGCCATTGAAGAAAATTTGAAACCAATTAATTCCACTGAAGTGATATCCAAAGTAAAAGAAAATGATATGCGATTTAAAACAAATAAGCTAGCTTCAAGCTCTGCTGCGTCAATAATAAACTACACAACCTCAGAGCCTTTGTTTGAAGAGGAGAATAATGCTAACAATGATGTTTATGAACAGGATGATAATCAGATATGGCAAGTGAGTAGTTTTGGTATTAACGAAGTATTAATAGCAGAAGTCCCCAAGTCAGGTACTCGATGGAACCAAGTTAATTTTTCAAAAGATGTATTTGAAAATTATTTTGGAGCACAAGCTGGGGTTAATAATGGGTATCGAATCTTACTCAAAAATGTTAATGAGAATGGAGAACTTAGTGAACATATAGAATCTAGGCAAGCAGTCTCTGTTATGAGCCGGAACTGGCGATTCGAACTCGAAGCTGCTAAGAATGCAGGTGATTATCCTATGAATGGTGAGCCAATTGTAGTATTTGTTCGAACTGGTATTCGTATGTACAAATACCTTTTGAGTATGCCTGGTGGTTTTTTTCATGAATCTTTAGTTCAGTTCTTAGACAGTAATTATGAAGGTAATAACTCTCGCCTTAAGAGAAGAATAGTAACAAATTATCAAATTTTTATAGAATCTATACCAAGCTTTCCAATGTAA
- a CDS encoding DUF3173 family protein gives MVSKIDPEKLGFKINQSVPIIRQVKIKMVNAGYPYYNNKRGEGGYLGT, from the coding sequence ATGGTTTCAAAGATAGACCCTGAAAAATTGGGCTTTAAAATAAATCAATCCGTGCCAATTATTCGTCAGGTTAAAATTAAGATGGTGAACGCTGGTTATCCATACTATAATAATAAAAGGGGCGAGGGGGGGTACCTCGGCACCTAG
- a CDS encoding DUF998 domain-containing protein has translation MTFLKKYGFYFLLLAVLSDFLTPYILGIFYPELNQMTQVMSVFGDVASPVRGAFLVWSVVSGVFFVLALPAIYQSVVKTSRTLAILLVSAIGLYGIGDCIFTGLFSIDTEQASWTFSTWVHNIGSGLGYAGFLIFPLFLVILYRKTGDKTRSNVYLVLLIVSLLSAGVYGLARIPAVNDLPVLDKIGFCQRISFFFNYLPIVVFGVDRIRKP, from the coding sequence ATGACCTTTCTAAAAAAATACGGTTTTTACTTCTTATTACTCGCTGTCCTAAGTGATTTCCTAACACCCTACATACTCGGAATATTTTACCCAGAATTAAACCAAATGACGCAGGTTATGAGTGTGTTTGGGGATGTGGCTAGTCCGGTGCGGGGAGCGTTTTTGGTTTGGTCGGTGGTGTCTGGGGTGTTTTTTGTGCTCGCTTTGCCGGCGATTTATCAGAGCGTTGTTAAAACTTCGCGGACTTTGGCGATTTTGCTCGTTTCTGCGATTGGTTTGTATGGGATTGGCGATTGTATTTTTACGGGGTTGTTTAGTATTGATACGGAGCAGGCGAGTTGGACGTTTTCGACTTGGGTTCATAATATTGGGTCAGGGCTTGGTTATGCGGGGTTTTTGATTTTTCCGTTGTTTCTGGTCATACTTTACCGGAAAACTGGCGATAAAACCCGCAGCAATGTCTATCTAGTTTTACTCATCGTTAGTTTGCTGTCGGCTGGTGTTTATGGGCTTGCGCGGATTCCTGCTGTGAATGACTTGCCGGTTTTAGATAAAATTGGTTTTTGTCAGCGGATTAGTTTCTTTTTTAATTATTTACCGATTGTTGTTTTTGGTGTTGATCGGATTAGAAAACCCTAG
- a CDS encoding PTS sugar transporter subunit IIB yields the protein MKNIMLVCNAGMSTGMLAKKIEAASGNTLNVTAYSESEYTDYLDGVDLVLIGPQIRFLMPQIKQAVSVPVHAISPVKYGIMDGKGVYEDIQKLIGG from the coding sequence ATGAAAAATATCATGTTAGTTTGTAATGCTGGTATGTCTACAGGAATGCTTGCGAAAAAAATCGAAGCCGCTTCTGGCAACACATTAAACGTCACTGCTTATAGTGAATCCGAGTATACCGATTATTTGGACGGTGTCGATCTCGTTCTTATCGGCCCTCAAATCCGTTTCCTTATGCCACAAATTAAACAGGCCGTCAGCGTCCCAGTCCATGCCATTTCACCAGTAAAATACGGCATCATGGACGGCAAAGGGGTTTACGAAGACATCCAGAAATTAATAGGAGGATAA
- a CDS encoding BglG family transcription antiterminator yields MTISERQRSLLEKLNDSQKTVTAKALSEMLGVSSKTVRNDIMQINQSFSSTIIASKAGKGYFLTPNEQLSQMNLSKNSDNLHFELLRHIIEQDHTNFYDLADQFFISESTLARIIKELNTVIAEKDESLCIIRKNNELLTEGGEEEKRRIFNLFLNQEIENHQLSLDKYADYFDYCNLKQLSELIIAYHKKNEFFMNDFSTISFILHIAVLIERISMGSYIERTALLEQDKTSLEMAEHLAETLENELQINIPTQELSYIARLYSGKLTTTSTIDAKVFGSVVTRLLEAVDQNFHIDFSADEKIATYLVAHISALYKRANHKQYLTNPLTEELKNKFPFIYNVSVYASAFIQKELAITFPDDEIAYIALHFLSASETINHGKKRKILLVSPYGAGSQRLVHNQLKKIPDFSIDLLVSQSIFDIKQFILDKEIHLILTAEPLNLTTDIPVYHYDLLLADSDLQKIKHILEAKPKTESISRKFFKKELFFPKQNFKSKEETITFLCEQLTAFDYCDSDYVAKVFEREHLSSTCYGNYYAIPHAIQRSAKKNAVAVCSLDKPIDWSGNRVKLVLLLTMKEERDNSFEELFGQLVTILNERSFVKKLAKQEDFQQFIKLCEQKTLDS; encoded by the coding sequence ATGACTATTTCAGAAAGGCAACGTTCATTGTTAGAAAAGCTTAACGACAGCCAAAAGACAGTAACAGCAAAAGCACTTTCAGAAATGTTAGGCGTTTCTTCCAAAACTGTGCGAAATGACATTATGCAAATTAACCAGTCATTTAGTTCCACAATCATTGCATCAAAAGCTGGAAAAGGCTATTTTCTAACACCAAACGAGCAACTTTCACAAATGAATCTATCCAAAAATAGCGACAATCTACATTTTGAATTATTACGCCATATCATCGAACAAGATCATACCAATTTCTATGATTTAGCGGATCAATTTTTCATTAGCGAATCGACGTTAGCACGTATTATTAAAGAGCTCAACACCGTTATCGCTGAAAAAGATGAGTCGCTTTGTATTATTCGAAAAAACAACGAACTACTAACCGAGGGCGGCGAAGAAGAAAAACGCCGCATCTTCAACCTGTTCCTCAATCAAGAAATCGAAAACCATCAATTAAGTCTAGACAAATACGCTGATTACTTCGATTACTGCAATCTAAAACAACTTTCCGAGCTCATTATTGCCTACCACAAAAAGAACGAATTTTTCATGAATGATTTCTCGACGATTTCGTTCATTTTGCATATTGCCGTTTTAATTGAGCGAATCAGTATGGGCAGCTATATAGAGCGAACCGCTTTACTCGAGCAAGATAAAACTAGCCTTGAAATGGCAGAGCACCTAGCCGAAACGTTAGAAAATGAACTGCAAATCAATATTCCAACCCAAGAACTAAGCTATATCGCCCGGCTTTATTCCGGCAAACTAACGACAACTTCCACCATTGACGCAAAAGTTTTTGGCAGCGTTGTCACTAGGCTCCTTGAAGCAGTGGATCAAAACTTCCATATCGACTTTTCAGCTGACGAAAAAATAGCGACCTATCTAGTAGCTCACATATCAGCCCTTTACAAAAGAGCCAATCATAAGCAATATTTAACGAACCCGCTCACCGAAGAATTAAAAAACAAGTTCCCATTTATTTATAACGTCAGCGTCTATGCCTCAGCCTTTATCCAAAAAGAGTTAGCGATTACTTTTCCAGATGACGAAATCGCCTATATCGCGCTGCATTTTCTGTCCGCTTCGGAAACAATCAATCACGGTAAAAAGCGAAAAATCCTCCTAGTTTCCCCGTACGGCGCGGGCAGCCAACGCTTGGTTCATAACCAACTAAAGAAAATACCAGATTTTTCGATTGATTTACTCGTTTCTCAGTCTATTTTCGACATCAAGCAATTCATCCTAGACAAAGAAATCCATCTAATCCTAACCGCCGAGCCATTAAACCTAACAACCGACATACCAGTCTATCACTATGATTTACTATTAGCAGACAGCGATTTGCAAAAAATCAAACACATTTTAGAAGCAAAACCAAAAACGGAATCGATTTCCAGAAAGTTTTTCAAAAAAGAACTATTCTTTCCAAAACAAAACTTCAAATCCAAAGAAGAAACCATCACCTTTCTTTGCGAGCAATTAACTGCATTTGACTACTGCGACTCAGATTACGTAGCAAAAGTGTTCGAGCGCGAGCATTTATCCAGCACCTGCTACGGCAACTACTACGCAATTCCGCACGCCATCCAGCGAAGCGCGAAGAAAAATGCCGTCGCCGTATGCTCACTCGATAAACCAATTGACTGGAGTGGCAACCGCGTCAAACTCGTCCTTTTGCTCACCATGAAAGAAGAACGCGACAACTCTTTTGAAGAATTATTCGGCCAACTCGTCACTATTCTAAATGAACGCAGCTTCGTCAAAAAACTAGCCAAACAAGAAGATTTCCAACAATTTATCAAACTTTGCGAACAAAAAACCCTAGATTCATAA
- a CDS encoding PTS lactose/cellobiose transporter subunit IIA: MTDSNELTTELDSMAIILHAGNAKSCAFEALKEVKQQNIEAFTQKITEAKDEIKLAHRAHAELLRKLSSENRMKEVDLLLVHAEGHLSSTDIAVEMIRELGEIYQWKWSLSNE; the protein is encoded by the coding sequence GTGACAGATAGCAACGAACTAACAACAGAACTCGATTCCATGGCAATCATCTTACACGCCGGGAATGCGAAAAGTTGTGCTTTTGAGGCACTGAAAGAAGTAAAACAGCAAAACATCGAAGCTTTCACGCAGAAAATTACCGAAGCGAAAGATGAGATTAAACTGGCGCACCGAGCGCACGCGGAACTTTTACGAAAACTATCTTCTGAGAACCGAATGAAAGAGGTGGATTTACTGCTTGTTCATGCGGAAGGTCACTTGTCTTCTACGGATATTGCTGTGGAAATGATTCGGGAACTGGGAGAAATTTATCAATGGAAATGGAGTTTATCTAATGAATAA
- a CDS encoding PTS sugar transporter subunit IIC translates to MRFNTISEKMDQYISPLANKLSQQRHLKATRDAFMSMLPITLFGSIPIILKAAPVTDDTKNGFLLGWANFAEKYDLILNWISGITLGAMSLYICVGITYYLCKHYHEDFLRPLMFSIAGFFMLVLNPIKMGWDGKEVDISFLDGRGILLSIFVAIVTVEGYHWMRKKNVGRITMPDSVPASLSETFAALVPGIILMTFFSIIFIIFNLLDTTAIQFLYEKMAPSFKAADSLPFTILSIFLVHLFWFFGVHDAALAGILGPIRDGNLSINAAEKMAGQDLTNIFTTPFWTYFVIIGGSGSVLALAFLMMRSKSKQLSTVGKVGFLPSIFGISEPLIFGTPLMLNPIFFFPFIFTSVFNGVITYLCMYFGVVGKTFAVFSWQMPAPIGAFLSTMDWRAIVLVFILIFLNGLMYYPFLKVYEKNLVALEKEAEEENIAAN, encoded by the coding sequence ATGCGATTTAATACCATTAGCGAAAAAATGGATCAATATATTTCCCCGCTGGCTAACAAACTTAGCCAGCAACGCCATTTGAAAGCAACCAGAGATGCCTTTATGTCCATGCTGCCAATTACATTGTTTGGTTCGATTCCGATTATTTTGAAAGCGGCTCCAGTAACAGATGATACGAAAAACGGCTTCCTGCTTGGCTGGGCTAACTTTGCCGAAAAATATGATTTAATCCTAAACTGGATTAGCGGAATCACACTTGGCGCCATGTCGTTATATATTTGCGTCGGTATCACGTATTATTTATGCAAACACTACCACGAAGATTTCTTACGCCCACTTATGTTTTCTATCGCCGGTTTCTTTATGCTCGTACTTAATCCAATCAAAATGGGCTGGGACGGCAAAGAAGTAGACATCAGTTTCCTTGATGGACGCGGAATACTACTTTCGATTTTCGTCGCCATCGTTACCGTAGAAGGCTATCACTGGATGCGCAAGAAAAATGTCGGTCGAATAACCATGCCCGATAGCGTCCCAGCTTCCCTATCCGAGACATTCGCAGCTTTAGTTCCTGGTATCATTTTAATGACCTTTTTCTCGATTATCTTTATCATTTTCAACCTACTAGACACAACTGCCATCCAATTCTTATATGAAAAAATGGCGCCGAGCTTCAAAGCAGCCGATAGCTTACCATTCACGATTCTAAGTATTTTCCTAGTTCACCTATTCTGGTTCTTCGGTGTACACGATGCCGCACTTGCCGGAATTCTAGGCCCAATTCGTGACGGAAACCTTTCAATCAACGCCGCTGAAAAAATGGCTGGTCAAGATTTGACGAATATTTTCACGACACCATTTTGGACGTATTTCGTTATCATTGGTGGTTCTGGTTCCGTTCTCGCACTTGCCTTTTTAATGATGCGCTCCAAGTCCAAACAACTAAGCACCGTCGGGAAAGTCGGCTTCTTACCTTCCATATTCGGAATTTCTGAACCGCTTATTTTCGGAACACCTCTAATGCTGAATCCGATTTTCTTCTTCCCGTTCATTTTCACATCCGTCTTCAATGGCGTTATTACGTATCTTTGTATGTATTTCGGGGTTGTCGGAAAAACGTTCGCCGTCTTCTCCTGGCAAATGCCCGCGCCAATTGGAGCATTTCTATCCACCATGGACTGGCGAGCCATCGTTCTCGTATTCATCCTGATTTTCCTAAACGGTCTGATGTACTACCCATTCCTAAAAGTTTATGAGAAAAATCTCGTTGCTTTAGAAAAAGAAGCCGAGGAAGAAAACATCGCTGCTAATTAA
- a CDS encoding DNA adenine methylase — protein sequence MNNQVNLFSNSHIRPIHYLGSKLRMLDFIDNTIDLLAPSGGRIYDLFSGSGTVSAFLSQQHPVTAVDVQHYSGLLTKTLLEKSSEDSLDKLKMLSIETSEIYQKMNYIFAPMLEQENIVQSSLSDEVMAYFIENCSIIANQRGFSDKRNKYSQILNSVVKNMKDNNIEADNTVAISRLYGGAYFSFEQSIFIDAALNISETFDGVAKDAIIFATLGLASEIVNTVGKHFAQPLSVRNKQGAPKKGIYKRAMKDRSMQPSTIFYEKLNEIIEVKKEQKFEYENNVFIGDFREALSSLSSDTAVVYADPPYTRYHYSRYYHVLETISKHDVPEITTTTTGGITKLSKGLYREDRVQSEFSTISKAPKAFEDLFSLVSSHNVPLILSYSPDSNDHSTTPRVISIEKLEELAKKYFSEVKTTTPGEFKHSKLNKKSTHLNVIQNAEILIIMK from the coding sequence ATGAATAATCAAGTTAATCTTTTCTCAAATTCTCATATACGTCCAATTCATTATCTTGGATCAAAGCTAAGAATGTTGGACTTTATTGACAATACAATTGATCTACTGGCTCCAAGTGGTGGACGTATCTATGATCTTTTCTCTGGGTCGGGAACAGTTAGTGCTTTTTTATCGCAGCAACATCCAGTTACTGCAGTAGATGTTCAACACTATTCTGGTCTACTTACAAAAACTTTATTGGAAAAATCTTCTGAGGACTCTTTAGATAAATTAAAAATGTTGTCTATTGAAACATCTGAGATATATCAAAAAATGAATTATATTTTTGCTCCAATGCTGGAACAAGAAAATATAGTTCAAAGCTCTTTATCAGATGAAGTGATGGCGTATTTCATTGAAAATTGTTCAATTATAGCAAATCAAAGAGGTTTTTCTGATAAAAGAAATAAATATTCTCAAATATTGAACTCTGTAGTTAAAAATATGAAAGATAATAATATTGAAGCCGACAATACTGTTGCGATAAGTAGGTTATACGGTGGTGCATATTTCTCATTTGAGCAATCTATTTTTATTGATGCTGCTCTAAATATTTCAGAAACATTTGATGGAGTTGCAAAAGATGCAATCATATTTGCTACACTTGGCTTGGCAAGTGAAATTGTAAATACAGTTGGAAAACATTTTGCTCAGCCTTTAAGTGTTCGTAACAAACAGGGAGCCCCTAAAAAAGGAATCTATAAAAGAGCAATGAAAGATAGAAGCATGCAACCATCAACTATTTTTTATGAAAAATTAAATGAAATTATCGAAGTGAAAAAAGAACAAAAATTTGAATATGAGAATAATGTGTTTATTGGAGACTTTAGAGAGGCTTTATCCTCATTATCAAGTGATACCGCAGTAGTTTATGCTGATCCGCCTTATACTAGGTATCATTATAGTAGATACTATCATGTATTAGAAACTATCAGTAAACACGATGTTCCTGAAATCACAACAACTACAACTGGTGGGATAACAAAATTAAGTAAAGGTCTATATAGAGAAGACCGAGTTCAATCTGAGTTTTCTACTATCTCAAAAGCACCTAAAGCTTTTGAGGATTTATTTAGTTTAGTTTCTTCTCACAACGTTCCGCTTATTCTATCTTATTCACCTGATAGCAATGACCATAGCACTACACCACGCGTTATTTCGATTGAAAAACTAGAAGAATTAGCAAAAAAATATTTTTCTGAAGTTAAAACTACAACACCTGGAGAATTTAAACATTCTAAACTAAATAAAAAATCGACACATTTAAATGTTATTCAAAATGCTGAAATATTAATCATTATGAAGTAA
- a CDS encoding LysR family transcriptional regulator encodes MKNVDLSAFPIHIMLALYSQSTVTTQIQQLEQELHVKLFDKFGRKMVLTSAGSALLPSVNQILETYNTMKNYSNNAELKGELRIAVPESILTYQMQSILKEFHEKAPNVKLYLKTLNCFEIPYEVENSLVDLGIYYDVGEKSDQITKSKLGSHSISIITSAQKEIESINFLMKIKNLMYLFYRMM; translated from the coding sequence TTGAAAAACGTTGATTTATCGGCATTCCCCATTCATATTATGTTAGCTCTTTATTCCCAATCGACAGTAACTACGCAAATCCAACAACTAGAACAAGAGCTTCATGTGAAACTATTCGATAAATTTGGTCGAAAAATGGTTTTAACCTCAGCGGGGAGCGCTTTGCTGCCTTCTGTGAATCAGATACTTGAAACATACAACACCATGAAAAACTATTCAAATAATGCGGAGTTAAAAGGTGAATTACGGATTGCCGTCCCCGAAAGTATACTCACATACCAAATGCAGTCCATTTTAAAGGAATTCCATGAAAAAGCTCCCAATGTAAAATTGTATTTAAAAACGTTAAATTGCTTTGAAATTCCGTACGAGGTTGAAAATAGTTTAGTTGATTTAGGCATTTATTATGATGTTGGTGAAAAAAGTGATCAGATTACCAAAAGTAAATTGGGGTCGCACTCTATTTCTATAATTACGAGTGCTCAAAAAGAGATAGAGTCCATAAATTTTTTAATGAAAATAAAGAATTTGATGTATCTTTTTTATCGAATGATGTGA